In Perca fluviatilis chromosome 18, GENO_Pfluv_1.0, whole genome shotgun sequence, one genomic interval encodes:
- the tmed10 gene encoding transmembrane emp24 domain-containing protein 10 yields MARLAALLLLPVLIESVFCISFFLPVNSRKCLREEIHKDVLVTGEYEITEQANTKTNLKITDSSSHTLYSKEDATKGKFAFTTEDYDMFEVCFESKSPMGTGRVPDQLVNLDMKHGVEAKNYEEIAKVEKLKPLEVELRRLEDLSESIVNDFAYMKKREEEMRDTNESTNTRVLYFSIFSMCCLIGLATWQVFYLRRFFKAKKLIE; encoded by the exons ATGGCTCGACTCGCTGCGTTACTGTTGTTACCGGTTCTTATTGAATCGGtgttttgcatttctttctttttaccgGTTAACTCAAGAAAGTGTTTACGGGAGGAGATCCACAAAGACGTCCTTGTCACGGGGGAGTATGAAATAACGGAACAGGCGAACACCAAAACTAATCTGAAG ATCACAGATTCCTCCAGCCACACTCTTTACTCCAAGGAAGATGCAACAAAAGGAAAGTTTGCATTCACCACAGAGGACTATGACATGTTTGAGGTTTGCTTTGAAAGCAAATCACCCATGg GAACTGGAAGAGTGCCTGACCAGCTGGTCAATCTGGACATGAAGCATGGTGTGGAGGCGAAAAACTATGAAGAG ATTGCCAAGGTGGAGAAGCTGAAGCCTCTCGAGGTCGAGCTGAGGCGACTGGAGGACCTGTCGGAGTCCATCGTCAATGACTTTGCTTACatgaagaagagagaggaggagatgcGGGACACCAATG AGTCCACCAACACACGTGTGCTGTACTTCAGCATATTCTCCATGTGCTGTCTCATTGGGCTGGCTACATGGCAGGTCTTCTACTTGCGGCGCTTCTTCAAGGCAAAGAAGCTGATCGAGTAG